One Actinopolymorpha sp. NPDC004070 genomic window carries:
- a CDS encoding glycosyltransferase, whose product MLITRRLGHEPALATDDAARALAAHDWTRPDGALFGYFPVARGNPFQDMLYSRLRPGGLTPLPTYDLATTGQVASMVAGAGVDFVVHLHWLNFVLAKAPDETDARGRVKAFLDELAQLCDTGARLLWTVHNILPHETRYPDLDAGLRQGVVSLAERVHVMSPRTRELVAPWFDIPAHKELSVPHPCYQDAYPSWMPRAQARAELGLPDGVTVFLLLGRVQPYKGITELLDAFDRLCEREPGRYALLVAGPAGAEPETLAFRDRLRAHPTAHASLRKIPVEEMQVYLRAADIAVLPYRRSLNSGARALALTFGLPAVVRDDAAPGLRLEANHTLRYDGRTAHGDPAYTGGTLVDSTAANSTAGSVDGLLEALGEAGRVLTTPQARASAAATAARLAPARVSAAFAAAVREWLGLEVAAEHLPKHIQGQDPEHVQGGTP is encoded by the coding sequence GTGCTGATCACCCGGCGTCTCGGCCACGAACCCGCCCTGGCCACCGACGACGCGGCCCGCGCGCTGGCCGCACACGACTGGACCCGCCCCGACGGCGCGCTGTTTGGTTATTTCCCGGTCGCGCGTGGAAACCCCTTCCAGGACATGCTCTACTCCCGGCTGCGCCCGGGCGGGTTGACGCCGCTGCCGACGTACGACCTCGCCACCACCGGGCAGGTCGCCTCCATGGTCGCCGGCGCCGGGGTGGACTTCGTTGTGCACCTGCACTGGCTGAACTTCGTGCTCGCCAAGGCACCCGACGAGACCGACGCCCGGGGCCGGGTGAAGGCGTTCCTCGACGAACTGGCACAGCTGTGCGACACCGGCGCTCGACTGCTGTGGACGGTGCACAACATCCTTCCGCACGAAACCCGCTACCCCGACCTGGACGCGGGGCTGCGGCAGGGTGTGGTCTCCCTGGCCGAGCGCGTGCACGTGATGAGCCCGCGCACCCGCGAACTCGTCGCGCCGTGGTTCGACATCCCCGCGCACAAGGAACTGTCGGTCCCGCACCCGTGCTACCAGGACGCCTACCCGTCGTGGATGCCGCGCGCCCAGGCGCGGGCCGAGCTCGGGCTGCCGGACGGCGTCACCGTCTTCCTGTTGCTCGGCCGGGTCCAGCCGTACAAGGGGATCACCGAACTGCTGGACGCGTTCGACCGGTTGTGTGAACGCGAACCCGGGCGGTACGCCCTGCTCGTCGCCGGACCGGCCGGGGCGGAGCCGGAGACGCTGGCGTTCCGGGACCGGCTGCGGGCCCACCCCACGGCGCACGCGTCGCTGCGGAAGATCCCGGTGGAGGAGATGCAGGTCTACCTGCGGGCGGCCGACATCGCGGTGCTGCCGTACCGCCGCTCGCTGAACTCCGGTGCCCGCGCGCTCGCGCTCACCTTCGGGCTGCCCGCGGTGGTCCGTGACGACGCGGCTCCCGGGCTGCGCCTGGAGGCGAACCACACACTGCGGTACGACGGGAGGACGGCGCACGGCGATCCCGCGTACACCGGCGGCACGCTCGTCGATTCGACGGCCGCCAACTCGACGGCCGGCAGCGTCGACGGCCTGCTGGAAGCGCTCGGCGAGGCCGGCCGGGTGCTCACCACGCCCCAGGCCCGGGCGAGCGCCGCCGCGACGGCCGCCCGGCTGGCCCCCGCCCGGGTGTCGGCGGCCTTCGCCGCCGCCGTGCGCGAATGGCTCGGCCTCGAGGTCGCCGCGGAACACCTCCCGAAGCACATCCAGGGACAGGACCCAGAACACGTCCAAGGAGGAACACCGTGA